In Paenibacillus guangzhouensis, a single window of DNA contains:
- a CDS encoding aminotransferase class I/II-fold pyridoxal phosphate-dependent enzyme has product MSEDLKIESRLAQIGSVQEPVTGAVNYPIYQATAFRHPKLGQSTGFDYIRTKNPTRTVLEEAVAKLESGDAAFACSSGMAALQTVFAMFGQGDHLIVSLDLYGGTYRLIEKIMSRFGVTASYVDTNDFDALEAVAQPNTKAVIIETPTNPLMMITDIEAVAAWAKRKNMITIVDNTLLTPFLQRPIELGADIVVHSATKYLGGHNDVLAGLIITKGKELSEYTAFLHNSIGAVLSPSDSYQLMRGMKTLALRMERHEYNATRVATYLQEHPLVDQVYYPGLPGHPGYDIQKKQASGNTGIFSFKMKDAKYIEPILRHIELIAFAESLGGVESLMTYPAVQTHADIPIEIREKVGVDDRLLRFSVGIEHADDIIADLGRAIELARQEIEGA; this is encoded by the coding sequence ATGTCAGAAGATTTAAAAATTGAAAGTCGCCTCGCGCAGATTGGTTCGGTGCAGGAACCAGTTACAGGGGCGGTCAATTATCCGATATATCAAGCAACCGCATTTCGCCATCCGAAGTTAGGCCAAAGCACCGGATTTGATTATATTCGGACGAAGAACCCGACACGCACGGTCTTGGAGGAAGCGGTAGCGAAGCTCGAGAGCGGTGATGCAGCATTTGCCTGTAGCTCCGGGATGGCAGCACTTCAGACGGTGTTCGCGATGTTCGGGCAAGGGGATCACCTCATCGTGTCGCTCGATCTATACGGAGGGACATACCGGTTAATCGAAAAGATTATGTCTCGCTTCGGCGTTACGGCTTCCTATGTAGATACCAATGATTTCGATGCACTTGAAGCCGTGGCGCAGCCGAACACGAAGGCTGTGATCATCGAGACGCCGACGAATCCGCTGATGATGATCACAGATATTGAAGCCGTGGCCGCATGGGCGAAGCGCAAAAATATGATTACGATCGTGGATAACACGTTGCTAACGCCATTCCTGCAGCGTCCGATTGAGCTCGGTGCAGATATCGTGGTGCATAGTGCAACGAAATATTTGGGCGGACATAACGATGTGCTTGCAGGGCTCATCATCACGAAGGGCAAAGAGCTCTCAGAATATACCGCATTCTTGCACAATTCCATTGGTGCCGTACTTAGTCCAAGCGACAGTTATCAGTTAATGCGGGGGATGAAGACGTTGGCGCTGCGGATGGAGCGTCATGAATATAATGCAACACGGGTTGCTACCTATTTGCAGGAACATCCGCTTGTGGATCAAGTCTATTACCCAGGACTGCCGGGACACCCTGGCTACGACATTCAGAAGAAACAGGCATCGGGCAATACGGGCATTTTCTCCTTCAAAATGAAGGATGCCAAATATATCGAACCGATTTTGCGACATATTGAGTTGATTGCTTTTGCGGAGAGTCTAGGCGGCGTTGAGTCATTAATGACCTATCCAGCCGTGCAGACCCATGCGGATATTCCGATTGAAATTCGTGAGAAGGTCGGCGTCGATGATCGCCTTCTTCGTTTCTCTGTAGGGATTGAGCATGCAGACGATATTATTGCGGATCTAGGCCGCGCAATTGAATTGGCAAGACAAGAGATCGAGGGGGCATAG
- a CDS encoding phosphodiester glycosidase family protein, translating into MTTRFIRTLILTLVLSLTGAMIATAAGQGVTAGNTASSSKSTPKLAYQPKVETKKVAVGGRTYTVQTVTMPKQIGVQVGLAGGKVGQAANMKDIVKRYQADYGINGTYFEAYGGIPEPYGMIIQDGKLAHIGNTGTTIGFTKNGQVRMDHLRVSVTGSVYDPDSGKSGNYYVYFANRTPVKGNSSAILYTPARGKTIGFNYGEMVVVDQGVVTKVTKNQDVDIPAKGYVLVFNGSETGQAKRFKVGTQTAYEVHYKDLKGNAIPWDDVITAVGAGPRLVKDGQLAVNPAAEGFTSAKILTAGGARSGIAVMKDGSIMIATVNGATIQAWAQVMQKLGAQQAMNLDGGASSGLYANGRTLTSAGRPLSNMLLFGTHMQ; encoded by the coding sequence ATGACCACAAGGTTTATTCGTACGCTTATCCTTACGCTCGTCCTTAGTCTAACCGGAGCGATGATCGCTACGGCAGCAGGGCAAGGAGTCACGGCGGGCAATACGGCATCTTCTTCGAAGAGTACGCCAAAGCTCGCTTACCAACCGAAAGTCGAGACGAAGAAGGTAGCGGTAGGTGGACGAACGTATACGGTACAGACCGTGACTATGCCGAAACAGATCGGCGTGCAGGTTGGACTGGCAGGTGGTAAAGTCGGCCAGGCCGCGAATATGAAAGACATTGTCAAAAGGTATCAAGCGGATTATGGAATTAATGGGACTTATTTTGAAGCCTACGGCGGTATCCCGGAGCCTTATGGCATGATCATTCAAGATGGGAAACTCGCTCACATTGGGAATACGGGAACAACGATCGGATTTACGAAGAACGGCCAAGTTCGGATGGATCACCTCAGAGTATCCGTCACGGGGAGCGTCTATGATCCAGACAGCGGCAAGAGCGGCAACTACTATGTCTATTTTGCGAATCGAACGCCGGTAAAGGGGAACTCGAGTGCGATTCTCTATACGCCGGCACGAGGCAAAACCATCGGATTTAACTATGGTGAGATGGTTGTCGTCGATCAAGGTGTGGTTACGAAAGTAACGAAAAATCAAGACGTAGACATACCTGCAAAAGGATACGTGCTTGTCTTTAATGGCAGTGAGACGGGGCAAGCCAAACGATTTAAGGTCGGTACACAGACAGCATACGAAGTTCACTATAAGGATCTGAAAGGGAATGCGATTCCTTGGGACGATGTCATTACCGCGGTTGGGGCAGGTCCAAGACTTGTGAAGGACGGACAGCTTGCGGTGAACCCGGCTGCTGAAGGATTTACATCGGCTAAGATTTTGACCGCTGGCGGTGCGCGAAGCGGGATAGCTGTCATGAAGGATGGCTCCATTATGATTGCGACAGTGAATGGAGCGACAATTCAAGCCTGGGCGCAAGTGATGCAGAAGCTTGGGGCACAGCAGGCGATGAATCTGGACGGCGGCGCATCTTCGGGGCTCTATGCAAATGGGAGAACGCTGACGTCTGCAGGCAGACCTTTAAGCAATATGCTGCTATTCGGCACGCATATGCAATGA
- the mqnC gene encoding cyclic dehypoxanthinyl futalosine synthase yields the protein MSVDRILDKAAAGERINVDECVTLFESDQVEKMGHVANKIMQKWHPDPVTTFVIGRNINYTNICDVYCRFCAFYRRPGSEEGYVLPDEAIFQKIQETIDVDGTEILMQGGTNPNLPFSYYTDLLREIKKRFPNITMHSFSPAEIMKMKEVSNGLSLEEVVRAIHEAGLDSLPGGGAEILDDRTRRKISRLKGSWRDWMDVMQTAHKVGMNTTATMVVGFGEGMDERALHLDRVRIAQDECIQNQYSSKGFLAFIPWTFQPDNTNMKAERVTPEEYLKTLAISRIYLDNIPNFQSSWVTMGPEVGKQTLSYGCNDFGSTMIEENVVSAAGATHKVNIGTILKTIREAGKIPAQRDTKYNILRVFEEESNVDRDFIMQN from the coding sequence ATGTCAGTAGATCGTATATTGGATAAAGCTGCAGCAGGAGAGCGCATCAATGTAGATGAATGCGTGACCTTGTTTGAATCGGATCAAGTGGAGAAAATGGGCCATGTCGCGAACAAGATCATGCAGAAATGGCATCCAGACCCGGTAACAACCTTCGTTATTGGTCGAAACATTAACTATACGAATATTTGTGATGTATATTGTCGGTTCTGTGCATTTTACCGTAGACCGGGCTCTGAGGAAGGCTATGTATTGCCGGATGAGGCGATCTTCCAGAAGATCCAGGAGACCATTGATGTAGATGGTACAGAAATCCTGATGCAGGGCGGAACGAACCCGAACCTGCCATTCAGCTATTATACAGACTTGTTACGCGAGATTAAGAAGCGGTTCCCGAACATTACGATGCATTCCTTCTCTCCAGCAGAGATTATGAAGATGAAGGAAGTATCGAATGGCTTATCATTAGAAGAGGTTGTTCGCGCGATTCACGAAGCTGGACTTGATTCGCTGCCAGGCGGCGGTGCTGAGATTCTGGACGATCGCACACGTCGTAAGATTAGCCGTCTCAAGGGCTCGTGGCGTGATTGGATGGATGTGATGCAGACAGCACATAAAGTCGGCATGAACACCACAGCGACCATGGTAGTTGGCTTCGGTGAAGGGATGGATGAACGTGCGCTTCACCTTGACCGCGTTCGTATCGCACAGGATGAGTGCATTCAGAATCAATATTCGTCCAAAGGCTTCTTGGCTTTCATCCCATGGACCTTCCAGCCGGATAACACGAATATGAAGGCAGAACGCGTTACGCCTGAAGAATATTTGAAGACACTTGCAATCAGCCGGATTTACCTTGATAATATCCCGAATTTCCAATCCTCATGGGTAACGATGGGACCAGAAGTTGGGAAGCAGACGTTAAGCTATGGCTGCAACGACTTCGGCAGTACGATGATTGAAGAGAATGTTGTCTCGGCAGCAGGCGCAACGCATAAGGTGAATATCGGAACGATTCTGAAGACGATTCGCGAAGCGGGCAAAATACCTGCGCAGCGTGATACGAAATACAATATCCTGCGGGTGTTTGAAGAAGAATCGAATGTAGATCGTGATTTTATTATGCAAAATTAA
- a CDS encoding DUF3055 domain-containing protein encodes MSQHELDFLSDTTEATTTRFVTFIGASYKRFDLAIMTTNRFYGKKLVTDLQGGVTAIIGEEDLEEEGYLEFTFKLTEEEAGELREFLHLVVGPTVFTD; translated from the coding sequence ATGTCTCAGCACGAGTTAGATTTTCTATCGGATACGACAGAGGCGACAACGACGCGATTCGTGACATTCATTGGCGCAAGCTATAAACGGTTCGACCTTGCCATCATGACGACGAACCGCTTCTATGGGAAGAAATTGGTGACCGATCTTCAAGGCGGCGTGACAGCGATCATCGGAGAAGAAGATTTAGAGGAAGAAGGCTACCTGGAATTCACCTTTAAGCTTACCGAAGAAGAAGCTGGAGAGCTTCGCGAATTCCTCCATCTCGTTGTAGGACCAACCGTCTTCACGGATTGA
- a CDS encoding EAL domain-containing protein, whose amino-acid sequence MSTFFRQSINRLKYVCMLSRTNRSMNILPPSFTLRDPVIHQVRKARRQGHICSLILLSIHQYDQFIRQHSSDTMQNLNEVLEHILRDTILEYVDASRLIGVKLLQTNVYGIFIRETIPFLAHETDKLAILIGKSIQTDLNFELQERDLTVQIISGATQLPSDIDDERHVIYLAVQEAWLLAAGLAPVPYNSLKQQLSQIIEYKDITVLTQPILSLQTGEVYGYEILTRGPIDTIFHSPEALFDYADRVQLLSELEFVVIQKAFEEMKSRGIMSPVFINITAVTLSHPHFERNIRRFIEKGNIDPCHVIFEITEQHLIRDYVSSSQVIRKLRSLGFRVAIDDAGAGFSSLQSILEIIPDMIKIDKSLIQQIDRVAAKESMLKAIMSFAKDIQCQVIAEGVEREEEAGVLMRHNVEMGQGFFFAKPERFMPGHGRLYLDEMKHKIHQLRATTAS is encoded by the coding sequence ATGAGTACCTTTTTTCGTCAATCGATCAACCGATTGAAGTACGTCTGTATGTTATCTCGAACGAACCGTTCCATGAATATATTGCCGCCTAGCTTTACGCTGCGTGATCCCGTTATTCACCAGGTTCGCAAGGCCCGCCGTCAGGGCCATATATGCTCGCTCATTCTATTAAGTATTCATCAATATGATCAATTCATCAGGCAGCATTCTTCAGATACAATGCAGAACCTCAATGAGGTGCTCGAACATATTCTGCGCGATACGATTCTTGAGTATGTTGATGCTTCCAGACTTATTGGCGTCAAGTTGCTTCAGACCAATGTCTATGGCATTTTTATTCGGGAGACGATTCCATTTCTGGCGCACGAGACAGATAAGCTTGCTATTCTAATCGGGAAGTCGATTCAGACCGATCTGAATTTTGAATTACAAGAGCGTGATTTAACAGTTCAGATCATCAGTGGTGCGACCCAGCTTCCCTCAGATATCGACGATGAGAGGCATGTCATCTACCTCGCTGTCCAAGAAGCCTGGCTGCTTGCGGCCGGGCTTGCGCCGGTTCCGTACAATTCCTTGAAGCAGCAATTGAGCCAGATCATCGAATATAAGGATATTACGGTTCTTACGCAGCCCATATTAAGTCTTCAGACAGGTGAAGTTTATGGATATGAGATTCTCACGCGCGGACCAATCGATACCATATTCCATTCGCCGGAAGCGCTGTTTGATTATGCAGACCGGGTTCAATTACTATCTGAGTTGGAATTTGTCGTGATCCAGAAGGCTTTCGAGGAAATGAAGAGCAGGGGAATCATGAGTCCTGTCTTTATTAATATTACAGCCGTGACGCTAAGTCACCCGCACTTCGAACGGAACATTAGACGGTTTATCGAGAAGGGAAATATTGATCCATGTCATGTGATCTTCGAAATTACGGAGCAGCATCTCATACGTGATTATGTGAGCAGCTCTCAAGTGATTCGCAAGCTCCGCAGTCTCGGATTTCGAGTGGCGATTGACGATGCGGGTGCAGGCTTCTCTAGTCTACAGTCCATTCTTGAGATTATTCCAGATATGATTAAGATCGATAAATCACTTATTCAACAGATAGATCGTGTCGCCGCCAAGGAATCCATGCTCAAGGCGATTATGTCCTTTGCGAAGGATATACAATGCCAAGTTATTGCGGAAGGCGTTGAGCGTGAGGAGGAAGCTGGTGTGCTGATGCGGCACAATGTGGAGATGGGGCAGGGGTTCTTTTTTGCGAAGCCGGAACGGTTTATGCCAGGCCATGGACGACTCTATCTGGATGAAATGAAACACAAAATACATCAATTACGTGCGACAACAGCATCTTAG
- a CDS encoding HRDC domain-containing protein, which yields MMNIVFLNTFEKKQESEGIVTSQLSIGEAHGVWQLTWHEPDHGQMEQSVWYSGTSWEELLTVFRHGVAVKLGEGFSPIIDGMASDPEPSGRLVRSQLLACYSDLYPNEALYTLLSQWRRSRATADKKAPYFIATNRMLRLISVFVPQTMEELHQLPGFGENKVNLYGEEIVSLLHDAERTTEFPLGWVKERVSRDEYAQWQYKQKEQKYKQEMDRLAEQKRLLEGIQQGSSITDLEEYCSMSRRNILIALETLDRDGYDTERLIEEELRQVPMEEQAAIWSAMERDGYRYLKPILLEVYGDTGLQGEQAAMYYERIRLVRIRYRRQRDLDNQQRQAG from the coding sequence ATGATGAATATCGTATTTCTGAACACATTCGAGAAGAAGCAAGAATCCGAGGGGATTGTTACATCGCAGTTAAGCATTGGTGAGGCGCATGGCGTGTGGCAGTTGACATGGCATGAGCCCGATCATGGGCAGATGGAGCAGTCCGTGTGGTATTCAGGAACTTCGTGGGAAGAGCTTCTAACCGTATTTCGACATGGTGTTGCAGTCAAATTGGGAGAAGGCTTCTCGCCGATCATTGACGGCATGGCCAGTGATCCTGAGCCGTCGGGACGACTCGTTCGGTCACAACTGCTGGCTTGCTACAGCGACCTCTATCCCAATGAAGCATTATATACGTTGTTAAGCCAATGGCGCCGATCTCGCGCAACAGCTGACAAGAAGGCGCCGTATTTCATCGCGACGAACCGTATGCTGCGTCTCATCAGCGTATTCGTACCTCAGACAATGGAGGAGTTGCACCAGCTGCCTGGATTTGGAGAGAACAAGGTGAATCTATATGGCGAGGAGATTGTCAGCTTGCTTCATGATGCCGAGCGGACGACAGAATTTCCGCTGGGTTGGGTGAAGGAGCGGGTATCGCGGGATGAATACGCTCAGTGGCAGTATAAACAGAAGGAGCAGAAGTACAAGCAGGAAATGGACCGCCTGGCAGAACAGAAACGATTGCTCGAAGGCATTCAGCAAGGGAGTTCGATCACGGATCTTGAGGAGTATTGCAGCATGTCGCGCCGGAATATTCTCATCGCGCTCGAGACGCTGGATCGAGATGGATATGATACCGAAAGGCTTATTGAGGAAGAATTGCGTCAAGTGCCAATGGAGGAGCAGGCTGCCATCTGGTCAGCGATGGAGCGAGACGGGTATCGCTATTTGAAGCCGATCCTGCTCGAGGTCTATGGGGACACGGGGCTGCAGGGGGAACAGGCAGCGATGTACTATGAGCGTATTCGTTTGGTACGTATTCGTTACCGTCGTCAGCGGGATCTGGACAATCAGCAACGACAAGCTGGTTAA
- a CDS encoding trans-sulfuration enzyme family protein, whose translation MAHAEGSEQNRKFATKLIHFGSEIDETTGASSVPIYQASTFHHHDIFNPPTYDYSRSGNPTRQALEDYIALLEGGTNGYAFPSGMSAISTAFMLLSAGDHVIVTEDVYGGTYRFLTTILSRMNIETTFVDMTDLDQVKGALKPNTRAVFMETPSNPTLKITDIGAVSSWAKEHNLLTMLDNTFMTPYHQRPIEHGVDLVLHSATKFLGGHSDVLAGLAVTATEELARRVKYLQNGMGAVLSTQESWLLMRGMKTLEARMAHSEQSAKKLAAWLDQEQSIAKVYYPGLANHPGRSIHEQQSTGYGAVVSFDVGSGERAKLVLSKVKIPLVAVSLGAVESILSYPAMMSHASMPRDVRLEKGITDGLLRYSVGLEHIDDLIADLSQALQEV comes from the coding sequence GTGGCACATGCAGAAGGATCAGAACAGAATCGTAAATTTGCAACGAAGTTGATTCATTTCGGAAGTGAAATCGATGAGACGACAGGTGCTTCCAGTGTCCCGATCTACCAAGCTTCCACCTTCCATCACCATGATATCTTCAATCCGCCGACGTATGACTATTCACGTTCGGGCAATCCGACCCGTCAGGCGCTTGAAGATTATATCGCTCTGCTGGAAGGTGGAACGAACGGGTATGCGTTCCCTTCCGGGATGTCGGCGATCTCTACCGCTTTTATGTTGCTATCCGCCGGGGATCATGTCATCGTGACGGAGGATGTGTATGGCGGAACATACCGTTTTCTAACGACTATTCTAAGTCGAATGAATATTGAGACGACATTCGTCGATATGACGGATCTCGATCAAGTGAAAGGCGCGCTCAAGCCGAATACCAGGGCTGTATTCATGGAGACGCCATCGAATCCAACGCTCAAAATTACGGATATTGGCGCCGTCTCTTCGTGGGCGAAGGAACACAATCTTCTAACGATGCTGGATAATACGTTCATGACGCCGTATCATCAACGTCCGATTGAACACGGGGTAGATCTCGTCCTGCATAGTGCCACGAAGTTCTTAGGCGGTCATAGTGACGTGCTTGCGGGACTTGCGGTCACGGCTACAGAAGAGCTGGCTCGCCGCGTGAAGTATTTGCAGAATGGTATGGGAGCGGTGTTGAGCACGCAAGAGAGCTGGTTGCTCATGCGTGGGATGAAGACGCTTGAAGCACGGATGGCGCATTCAGAGCAGAGTGCGAAGAAGTTGGCTGCGTGGCTTGATCAAGAACAATCGATTGCAAAGGTCTACTATCCTGGTCTTGCGAACCATCCTGGCCGGTCCATTCATGAACAGCAATCCACAGGCTATGGCGCCGTTGTATCCTTCGATGTCGGTTCAGGCGAACGGGCGAAGCTGGTTCTGAGCAAAGTGAAAATCCCGCTCGTTGCGGTCAGCCTTGGCGCTGTAGAGAGTATTCTGTCTTATCCAGCCATGATGTCCCATGCGTCGATGCCTCGGGATGTTCGGTTAGAGAAGGGAATTACCGACGGTTTGCTCCGTTATTCTGTCGGACTTGAACATATTGACGATCTAATCGCAGATTTATCGCAGGCATTGCAAGAGGTATAA
- the metA gene encoding homoserine O-acetyltransferase MetA: MPIKIPDALPAKEILTNENIFVMDESVAYHQDIRPLQIVILNLMPTKETTETQLLRLIGNTPLQVEVVLLHPKSHTSKNTSAEHLESFYHTFEDVRHRRFDGMIVTGAPVEQMEFEEVNYWEELEQIFEWSKTNVTSTMHICWASQAGLYYHFGVPKYSLEEKCFGVFPHVISTPNISLLRGFDEQFFVPQSRHTEVRREDIEKCDNLEILSESEDSGIYIVATKDGKQIFVTGHSEYDPLTLKWEYDRDIAKGLEVAIPQNYYPKDDPTRTPLSLWRAHANLLFSNWLNYYVYQETPYDLETPYELGAGI; the protein is encoded by the coding sequence ATGCCGATTAAAATTCCTGATGCATTGCCAGCGAAAGAAATATTGACTAATGAGAATATTTTTGTGATGGATGAGAGCGTTGCATACCATCAAGACATTCGTCCGCTTCAGATTGTGATCTTAAATTTGATGCCAACGAAGGAAACGACAGAGACTCAGCTGCTGCGTCTAATTGGGAACACCCCGCTGCAGGTTGAGGTAGTTCTTCTTCATCCGAAATCCCACACGTCGAAAAATACATCTGCAGAGCATCTCGAGTCGTTCTACCATACCTTTGAAGATGTTCGCCATCGCCGGTTCGACGGTATGATCGTAACGGGAGCGCCTGTTGAACAAATGGAGTTCGAAGAAGTGAATTATTGGGAAGAACTCGAACAAATCTTCGAATGGAGCAAGACAAACGTAACATCGACGATGCATATCTGTTGGGCTTCTCAGGCAGGCCTGTACTATCATTTCGGCGTACCGAAATATTCGCTTGAAGAGAAGTGTTTTGGCGTATTCCCGCATGTGATCTCTACACCCAATATCAGCTTGCTGCGCGGGTTTGATGAGCAATTTTTCGTGCCGCAGTCCCGTCATACCGAGGTAAGACGCGAAGACATCGAGAAATGCGATAACCTTGAGATTTTATCGGAGTCTGAAGATTCAGGCATTTACATTGTTGCGACGAAAGACGGTAAGCAAATCTTCGTGACGGGACATTCCGAATATGATCCACTAACATTAAAATGGGAGTACGATCGGGATATTGCCAAAGGTCTTGAAGTGGCCATTCCGCAAAATTATTATCCTAAAGATGATCCAACACGGACACCATTATCGCTCTGGCGTGCCCACGCCAACTTATTATTCTCTAATTGGCTGAATTACTATGTATATCAAGAAACACCATATGATTTAGAGACGCCGTATGAACTTGGAGCAGGCATCTAA
- a CDS encoding tyrosine-type recombinase/integrase, with protein sequence MDKRSLSSGRDIRGRKRAVLSEENNSNEIKNYTKLTIHDLFSKFIDIKRSEGISERRKKDLLQDKKYFVDFLKLKGYSELMDDISTSIIREWLVEMQEQYVVYQTHVRGGKRKGLAPKTINGRIKTLKHFYNVSIENCLWERNEAAPIKLLKEPIDTVEGLTEEQVKAMLKACKKSTYTGYRDFVLIMLGIDCGLRAGELVSLKSINFDFDIGVVKVEEEIAKNSKARIVPVSRKVLNLIQKLLTENKINFGSDHLFMTAYGQTMTTKGIVRQFGTIRKNAGLEGVKASCHVLRHTFAKFYIQNGGDAFTLQKLLGHSRMDIVRTYVQMNAVDIAEAHKRFSPANKFRV encoded by the coding sequence ATGGACAAGCGTTCTTTGTCGTCTGGCAGAGATATTCGAGGTAGGAAGAGAGCGGTACTGTCAGAGGAAAATAACAGCAATGAAATTAAGAATTATACGAAATTAACCATTCATGACTTGTTCTCGAAGTTTATTGATATTAAGAGGTCAGAAGGGATTTCAGAGCGTCGAAAAAAGGATTTACTGCAAGATAAGAAATACTTTGTTGATTTTCTGAAATTAAAAGGCTATTCAGAACTTATGGATGACATTTCAACAAGCATAATTCGTGAATGGCTTGTTGAAATGCAAGAACAGTATGTTGTTTATCAGACTCATGTACGTGGTGGTAAGCGTAAGGGACTTGCACCAAAGACAATTAATGGACGAATCAAGACATTAAAGCACTTTTACAATGTATCAATCGAGAATTGTTTATGGGAACGTAATGAAGCGGCTCCAATCAAGTTACTTAAAGAACCTATAGATACAGTTGAAGGACTTACAGAAGAACAGGTAAAGGCAATGCTCAAAGCTTGTAAGAAAAGTACATATACAGGCTACCGAGATTTTGTTTTAATAATGCTTGGAATCGACTGTGGTTTAAGGGCAGGAGAACTTGTATCGCTCAAATCAATAAATTTCGATTTTGATATTGGTGTTGTGAAAGTAGAAGAGGAAATAGCTAAGAACAGCAAGGCTAGAATTGTTCCAGTATCGCGAAAGGTTCTTAATCTTATACAGAAACTACTGACTGAGAACAAAATTAATTTTGGTTCAGATCACCTTTTTATGACAGCATACGGACAAACCATGACAACCAAAGGTATTGTACGTCAATTTGGAACTATAAGAAAAAATGCAGGATTAGAAGGTGTTAAGGCTTCTTGTCATGTGCTAAGGCATACTTTTGCTAAATTTTATATACAAAATGGTGGAGATGCTTTTACTTTACAGAAACTTCTTGGTCATTCGAGAATGGATATTGTAAGGACTTACGTACAGATGAATGCAGTAGACATTGCAGAAGCGCATAAGCGGTTTTCTCCTGCTAATAAATTTAGGGTTTGA
- the corA gene encoding magnesium/cobalt transporter CorA, whose amino-acid sequence MKIRLVQEGVFTVIEDINQTIIPPENGFYWIDADVEDLIVLQPLFTLHDLAVEDCLSEEEQRPKIEIYEGHYFIVINSIRFDDEEIFLRALSMFLGKHYIITVTKQKINELRTVKPILWEQEVNRPDNFLYHLVDLVVDSYFSVGDRIEDRIEHLEEDIVLHTKKTHLNEIIGLRSEILWLKKVLGPQKDVIATLNKKDLRLIDDQLQKYFSDIYENAVKISETFDTFRDLMANLREAYQSSVANRANEIMRVFTALTTIFMPMTIITGIYGMNFTHMPELNLKYGYYIVLGAMLCLGFGMYFLFKKKNWL is encoded by the coding sequence ATGAAAATCCGGTTGGTACAAGAAGGTGTATTCACCGTCATCGAAGATATTAACCAAACGATCATCCCGCCAGAGAACGGCTTCTACTGGATTGATGCAGATGTTGAAGATCTGATCGTCTTGCAGCCGTTATTCACGCTGCACGATTTGGCTGTGGAGGACTGTCTCAGTGAAGAGGAACAACGTCCTAAGATCGAAATTTATGAAGGACATTATTTTATTGTTATTAACAGCATTCGATTTGATGATGAGGAGATTTTCCTGCGCGCCCTAAGTATGTTCCTGGGCAAACATTACATTATTACTGTAACGAAGCAGAAGATCAATGAGCTCCGCACGGTGAAGCCGATCTTATGGGAGCAGGAGGTCAATCGACCTGATAACTTCCTATATCATCTTGTCGACCTTGTCGTCGACAGCTATTTCTCCGTTGGAGATCGCATCGAAGACCGCATTGAACATCTCGAAGAAGATATCGTGCTGCATACGAAAAAGACCCATTTGAACGAAATTATCGGTCTGCGAAGCGAAATCCTGTGGCTCAAGAAGGTTCTTGGACCGCAGAAAGACGTGATCGCGACCTTAAATAAGAAAGACCTGCGTCTCATCGATGACCAGCTGCAGAAATACTTCAGCGATATCTATGAGAATGCCGTCAAAATATCCGAGACATTCGATACGTTCCGCGACCTGATGGCCAACTTACGAGAAGCTTATCAGTCCAGCGTCGCCAACCGCGCGAATGAGATCATGAGAGTCTTCACGGCGCTGACGACCATCTTCATGCCGATGACGATCATCACTGGGATCTACGGAATGAACTTCACCCATATGCCTGAGCTGAATCTGAAGTACGGCTATTACATTGTACTCGGTGCGATGCTCTGCCTCGGGTTCGGGATGTACTTCCTATTCAAAAAGAAAAACTGGCTCTAA